A window of Candidatus Nitrospira allomarina genomic DNA:
GATAGAGGCTTCCCGTCTGTCCCCCGCCCCCAAGAAACAGTATCCGGCGCTGTCCCGGGAGTTCTCCCCATCGGGTGATTGAACCGGATATGGTAAAATCGGTCTCTTTTCGTTTCGTTCCAACCGGAACCTGAGGGATATCAAACAGCTGGTCATGGACGAAATCGTTTTGAAGGGATTCTGAAGGCTGATTTCTCGTAGGGCCAATTCCGAATGTCAGATTGGTGCTCCATCCTTCGAGGGAATTTGACCAGTGGCGGGTCCAACTGGTGGTAATAAGGTTTAATCCGATGGTTTCCCGAATGCCATTAAACCGCTCCCCTTCCCCATTAAATTCAGTAAAGCGAAATATGGAAAGTCCGGTGGTAAGCACCGGTTCTTGATCGGGAAAGTCGAGCGCGCCCCAATGAATACCTGGCGCGGAACTTTCCGACCTTGCCGGTTGTGGAAAAATCCACCAACTCAAGCAGGCGATCAGGATCAGGGAAATACCTAGAGATGAAAAGAATCCGCAAGCCATAGCCAAAAATGGGAAGTTCAATATTGCCGAGCGGTAGTTGGCTGATTCCCAGCAAACGGCAATGCCTTAAAACATTTCCTGAAATGTGGGGGATGACCCTACAGCAGGCTTACTCTTGAGTTATCTAAGTCGATACGACCTTTGATGCGATCAACAGGGAGGGGGGAGTTTAGAAATCGAGAGCCTCGTGTACTTTTTCGACAAGCTCACGGAAATTACAGGGTTTGTCAATAATGGCATAGGCGCCAAGTCCCATGGCTTTGTGCTTGTGTATTTCGTCAATAACTCCACTGAGCAGGATGACCCGAGGAGTTCTGCCGTTCAAGGTTCCGTTGACTCTTTCCAATAAGGTCAGTCCACTCATGATAGGCATGTGATAGTCAGCCAGGACGAGATC
This region includes:
- a CDS encoding response regulator translates to MVNKHSPSLRKLVLIVDDEPAVRRTVRGALESSGIECAESENGAEALAWLEDNEVDLVLADYHMPIMSGLTLLERVNGTLNGRTPRVILLSGVIDEIHKHKAMGLGAYAIIDKPCNFRELVEKVHEALDF